The segment CGGCCGCCAGGACGATCAGGGCGATCGAAAGGAAGGTCAGCGGCTTCCCGGCCCGGAGCAGGCCGGGTCCGGAGATAACGTCAATATTTTTCATAGGGGGGGAGGTTCGTCTCCTTCGCCATGCGCCGCAGCACCTCGAACTCCTCGTCCGATGTCGGAACATAGCCTTTAACGCCGTCCCTCTTCAATACGTTGATCCGCTCCCCTTCCACTTCAACGAAATCCTGCCCGGAGAGTCTCAGGAGCGCCTCCCTGACTCTTCCGGCAGTCGTTTCATCCACGTGCGGAAGCGCGAAGAAAACGCAGTCGGGAACCGGCTCCGACGAAGCGATCACCCGGAAATCGGCCTTTCCCACCTTCCCTTCCGCCTCCATCCGTTCGATATCGCCGAATTTAACGGCCCCGGCGTCCACGGAACCATAAAGAACGGCAAAGACCACCTTTTCATGCTGCCACGCGCCCGGAAGGAACAGGTACTTGCCGAGGAACTTCTCCGGGTCGTGCCCCGCACGAAGCATTGTGTAATACTGCGCGAGGTATCCACCCGGCGAGAGGACCGGCCCGAACGCCATCGTTTTCCCTTTCAGGTCCTCCAGGGACCGGATCGGGGAATCGGCCCGTACGACGATATGGCCCCCGGTGTCCTTTCCCGTGTCGGCCTTTACTTCCCTCGCAAGCGGCTTCGCGGGAGCCTTCGACCGCAGGTTGATATAGACGTAGCCGTTCGCCTGAAGAACGTCGATCTCCCCCCGGCCTGCGATTTCGGCGAAATCGAAGGTGTTGACGTGGGTGGCTACGACCTTTCGCCCCAGCTTCCTTTCCAGGTAGGCGCGCAGGGGCTCGAAGCGCCGCCGGTTCTCTTCGATCGAGTTGCAGACCTGGA is part of the Deltaproteobacteria bacterium genome and harbors:
- a CDS encoding phosphate/phosphite/phosphonate ABC transporter substrate-binding protein, which produces MSRTSRAVFALLLLGTAAVVVKGFLRPPQPPLRVAFQVCNSIEENRRRFEPLRAYLERKLGRKVVATHVNTFDFAEIAGRGEIDVLQANGYVYINLRSKAPAKPLAREVKADTGKDTGGHIVVRADSPIRSLEDLKGKTMAFGPVLSPGGYLAQYYTMLRAGHDPEKFLGKYLFLPGAWQHEKVVFAVLYGSVDAGAVKFGDIERMEAEGKVGKADFRVIASSEPVPDCVFFALPHVDETTAGRVREALLRLSGQDFVEVEGERINVLKRDGVKGYVPTSDEEFEVLRRMAKETNLPPYEKY